The nucleotide sequence CAGGAGCGGTTCACCGTCACCGGCGAGCCGGACCGGGAGCAGACCCAACTCGGCCTCAACACGCCGGCCTACCGCGACTGGTTCGTCGCCCGGGACGCCTGGAACGACAATCCGGCCGGCGCCGCCCCCGAGCTGGGCGACCCGCTCGTCGTCGACCAGGCCGACCTCGCCGGCGGCACCTGGCTGACGACGAACTTCTTCATCGGCGGCACCGGCTCCACCGTCACCGTCCGCCTCGACCGCGGCCGCCCCGTCCAGGCCGTCCGCACCCAGGCCATGCAGGGCGAGGACCAGCTCATCGGCCCCGAGTACTCCGACCCGGTCGCCGTCGCCGAGCAGCTCGTGCACGGCGGCAGCGTGGCCGACCGGACCATGCACCTGTGGCGCTTCGACCTGCCGGCCGACCTGGCCCCGGGTACCCACCGGGCGCACGTCACGGCCACCGACGTCCACGGCCGCCGCTACGCCGACACGCTCACCTTCCAGGTGGTCGCGCAGCGCTGACCGTCCCCCAGCAGCCTCCGGCGCTCATGGTTCGATAGGGCGATGAGCGCCGGAGTGCTGCGACTGACCGACGTGTCCTGGCCGCGGGTGCGGGCCGCCCTCGACGCCGGGCAGCGGACCGCCCTGTTCGCCGTCGGGTCCACCGAGCAGCACGGCCCACATCTGCCACTCGCTGCCGACACCCTGCTCGGCGACGCCCTGGTCAGCCGGCTGGCGCCGCGGCTGGGCGACGTCCTCGTAGGGCCGACGGTGCCGTTCGGCGTCGCCACCCACCACATGGCCTTCCCCGGCACGCTGACCCTCGACACCGAGACGTTCCAGGCGGTCGTCCTGCAGTACGTCGGCAGCCTGGCCGCGCACGGGTTCGAGACGGTGCTGGTGGTGCCCAGCCACGGCGGCAACTTCGCGCCGCTGGCGCAGCTGCTCGAGTCCACCGGCGGCGACGTCGGCGGAGCCCGGTTCGTCCCGTACACCGACCTCAGCGCGTTCATCGCCGTGCTCGAGCGGGTCGGCCGCGACGACGGCATCGCACCCGAGGTCGGCGGCGTGCACGCGGGCGAGGCCGAGACGTCCATCCTGCTGGCCGAGCGGCCCGACCTGGTCGACATGAGCGCCGCCGTCCAGGGCTTCGACGGTGTCTTCGACGACGAGACCGCCCGGCGGGTGTTCACCGGCGGCACCGCCGCGCTGTCGGCCAACGGCGTCCTCGGCGACGCCCGGCCGGCCGACGCCGCCCGCGGGACGCGCTACCTGGACGCGCTGACCGACCTGCTGGCCGCGCACTTCGCACCCGTCCTGGAGGGCCGTTCGTGAAGACCGCCTACGACCACATCGTCATCGGGGCCGGGGCGCTGGGCTCGGCCGCCGCGTACCGGCTGGCCGCGGCCGGCCACACCGACGTGCTGGTGCTGGAGCAGTACGAGCTCGGCCACACCCGCGGCGCGTCGGAGGACCACTCCCGCATCATCCGGCACACCTACCACTCCACCACCTACACCGCGCTCACGCCGGCCGCCTACGCCGCCTGGGACGAGGTCGAGGACGAGACCGGCCTGCAGCTGGTGTTCAAGGTCGGCGGCCTCGACCTCGCCGTCGCCGGCACCCCCGGCGAGCAGGAACTGAACCGGTACGAGTCCTCCCTGCATCCGCTCGCGGCGCAGGGCGTGACGTGGGAGCGCCTGGACGCAGCCGAGGTGCGGTCGCGGTGGCCGCAGTGGCGCATCGACGACGACGTCGTCGGCCTGTTCCAGCCGGACGGCGGCATCCTCGACGTCCGCCGCGCCACCGCCGCGCACATCGCGCTGGCCCGCGGCCGCGGCGTCGAGTTCGCCCCCGGCACCACCGTGCTCGGGCTGACATCGACGGACACGCACATCACCGTCACCACCAGCCGGGGCGAGTTCACCGCCGGCTCGGTCGTGCTGTGCGCCGCCTCCTGGACGCCGACCCTGCTGCCGAGCCTCGGCGTCGACTGGCCGATCACGCTGAGCCAGGAGCAGGTCAGCTACTTCGCCACCCCGAACCTGCGCGACTTCGCCCCGGACCGGTTCCCGATGTGGATCTGGCACGGCGAGGCGTTCTTCTACGGCTTCCCCGTCTACGGCGAGGTCGCCGTCAAGGCCGCCCGCGACCTCAGCGGCCGGTTCGTCACCCAGGAGACCCGCAGCGACGTCCCCGACCCGGCCGCGACGGAGGAGGTCGCGGCGTTCCTGCGCGACCGCCTGCCCGGCGCCGCCGGGCCGGAGCTGGTCAGCAAGACCTGCGTCTACGACCTGCCGCCGGACCGCGAGTTCATCCTCGACCACGTCCCCGGCCACCCGCGCGTCGTCGCCTTCGTCGGCGGCGGCCACGCGGCCAAGTTCGCGTCGCTGCTCGGCCGGATCCTCGCCGACCTCGCGGCGGACGGCTCGACGCCGTACCCGATCGACGCCTTCCGCGCCGACCGCCCTGCCCTCACCGACCCGGCGTTCGTCCCCACGTTCCGGCTGACCTCATGATCACTCCGCCGAACATCCGTTTCACCTAGTGAATCAGTTATACCGGCCGTTGACACCTGCTCGGAGGGCGGATTAGGTTCGCTGGACAACCAGTGGAGGAGGCCCCCCATGCCGCCTGTCCCCCACGACGTGTTCCGGTGGCCCGACCTGCTCAGCCGGCGGCAGGTGCTGCGCGCCGCGGGCGCCGGCCTGGCGGTCGCCGGGCTCGGCTCCATAGCCGCCGCGTGCACGGCCGAGTCGCCACCGGGCGGTTCCGGCGACGGCGACGGCTCGCCCGGCGGCGGCGATCCGGTGCTGCGCACGGCGATGGCGAACACCTTCGCCGACCTCGACCCGACCACGGCCGCGACCGTCGGCACCATCGCGATCAACCGGTTCGTCTACGAGTCGCTGTACCGGCTCGACCCGTTCCCGCCGCGCGCCGACCTGACGCCTGAGCTGGCCGCCGACCTGCCACAGGAGATCGACCCGACCACGTACCGCATCCCGCTGCGCACCGACGCGGTGTTCCATGACGGCACCCCGCTGACCGCCGACGACGTCGTCTTCACCATCCAGCGCATCAAGGACCCGGCCGCCGCGTCGCTGTTCGCCCGGTTCTTCGAGATCGTCGAGTCCGTCACTGCCGTCGGCGAGCACGAGGTCGAGCTCCTGCTCACCCAGCCGACCACGCTGCTCGCGCAGCGGCTGGTGCTGGTCAAGGGGATGTCGCGGCGCGCGATCGAGAGCTCCCCCGACGCCCTGACGATCGCGCCGGTCGGCACCGGGCCGTACCGCGTCCAGTCGGTGGTGTCCGGCCAGGAGGTCGCGCTGACGCTGTTCTCCGACTACACCGGGCCGGCCCGGGTGAGCTTCGACGAGGTCGGCATCACCGTCACCGCCGACGGCAATGCCCGCGTCGCCGGGCTGCGCAGCGGCCGGACCCGCGTCATCGAGGACGTCCCGAGCAGCTCGTTCGACAGCCTCGCCGGCATGGACGGCCTCCAGGTCGAGGGCGCACCCGGCGACCACCAGACCGGCCTGATGTTCCACTGCGGGAAGCCGCCGTTCGACGACGTCCGCGTGCGGCAGGCCGTGCTGTTCGCGATCGACCGCGACACCATCACCCAGACCAGCTTCTTCGGGCACGCCACGCCGGCCTGGGACGGCGTCATGACCACCGACAACCCGGAGTGGGTGGAGCCCGAGCTGATCTACCGGTACGACCCCGACCACGCCCGCCAGCTGCTGGCCGACGCCGGATACGGAGCCGGCGGCGTCCCGATCGACTTCATCGCCGGCAACCTGGAGTTCCTCGCCTCGCAGACCCCGATCATCGAGGAGAACCTGCGGGCGGTCGGGTTCGAGCCGAACGTCGTCCCGGGCGAGCTGGAGTCGCTGTACGCGCGCGTCACCGAGGGCAGCTACCAGCTGTTCCTCATCATGACCGACACCGCGGCACTGGGCGCGACGGACGCGGAGTTCCTGCTGCGCTGGTCCTTCTACGGCACCATCCCGCGCGAGTTCCTCTACTGGAACGTCCCCGAGCGCGACCGCGTCGAGCAGTTGCTCGACGTCGCGCTGACCACGCCCGACGCGGCCGCGCGGTCCGCGGCGCTGGCCGAGGCGCAGAACATCCTGCAGGTCCAGGCGCCGCTGGCCCGGCTGCACCGCGCCGACTACCTCACCGGCTGGTCCGACACGCTGCAGGGGTTCCGGCCGCTGCCCACCGCCGGGTTCGACCTGGACGGCGTCACCGGATGACGTCGGTCGACGCCGCCGCGCCGCACGTCCGCTTCGTGCTCCGGCGGTTGCTGCTGGCACCGCTGATCCTGCTCGGCGTCGTCTTCACCGTCTTCGTGGTCGTCGACCTGTCGCCGAACGACCCCGCCCGGGCGGCGCTGGGGGTGTTCGCCGACGCCGAGCAGCGGGCCCGGTTCGCGGCGGAGAACGGCCTCGACGACCCGCTGCCGGTGCGGTTCGTCCGGTTCCTCGGCGACCTCCTCCAGCTGCGCCTGGGCGACTCGGTCGTCCGGGCCGAGTCGGTCAACGAGCTGATCCGCATGGCGCTGCCGATCACCCTCCAGCTGATGCTGCTGGCGACGGTCATCGCGGTGACGGCGTCGCTGCTGCTGGGGATCGTCGCGGCCCGGCACGAGGGCCGTCCGGCCGACCGCGCCATCAGTGTGGTGGCGGCGTTCTTCCAGGCCGCGCCGCAGTTCTGGATCGGCCTGCTGTTCGTGCAGCTGTTCGCGGTGGGGCTCGGCATGCTGCCGGTGGGCGGGTACACGCCGCTGTCGGCCGGGTTCAGCTACTGGTTCTCGTCGCTGATCGGCCCGGCGATCGTGCTGGCGCTGCCGTTCGCCGCCGCGATGACACGGGTGATCCGCGCCTCCGTCGCCGACGAGCTGGCCAAGGACTACGTGCGGACGGCGGTCTGCGCGGGGCTGCCGACCGGCACGGTGCTGGTCACCAACGTGCTGCGCAACGCGCTGATCACGCCGATCACGGTGCTCGGCGTCTACGTCGGCGCGATGATGTCCGGCGCGATCCTCGTCGAGACCGTCTTCACCATCCCCGGCATGGGGACGCTGCTGGTCACCGGTGTCCGGCAGGGCGACCTCGGCATCGTCCGCGGCGTGGCGATCGTCGGCGCGGTCTCGTACGTGCTGGTCAACGTTGTGATCGACCTGCTGTACCTGCTGCTGAACCCGCGCAGCGCGGAGGTGGTGCGGCCATGATCCGCGCGGTCCTGCGGGCCCGGCCGGGCGCACGCTGACTGGCCGGCACCGCCGTCGTGCTGGTCGTGGTGCTGGTGGTGCTGCCGCTGCTGATGCCGTACTCGCCGAGGGCCATCGACGGCGCCGCGGCCCTGCAGGCGCCGTCGGGCGAGCACTGGTTCGGCACCGACCAGCTCGGCCGCGACGTGCTGTCGCGGGTCGTCTACGGCGCGCGGCTGAGCCTGCTCGTGGCGGTCTGCTCGGGAGGCGCGGCGCTGCTCGGCGGCGGCCTGCTCGGCGCGCTCGCGGCGAGCAGCCGCGGCTGGGTCAACGAGCTGATCATGCGGGTCATGGACGTCGGGCTGGCCTTCCCCGGCATCCTGCTCGCGGTCGTGCTCGCCGCGGCGATCGGGCCCAGCCTGTGGGCCACGGTCGTCGTGCTCGGCGTCATCTACACGCCGTCGATGGCGCGGGTTGTCCGGGCGGCCGTCTTCACCGAGCAGGGCGAGGACTACGTCACCGCCGCGACGCTGTTCGGCAGCAGGAAGATCCGCGTGGTCGGCTACCACATCGGGCTCAACGCGGCCCTGCCGGTGATGGTCTACACGACGCTGGTCATGGCCGACGCCGTGGTGACCGAGGCGGCGCTGTCGTTCATCGGCGCCGGCATCCGCCCGCCGGCGCCGTCGTGGGGCAACATCATCAGCGACGGCCAGGCGGTGATGGGCGCCGGCGCGTGGTG is from Jiangella alkaliphila and encodes:
- a CDS encoding creatininase family protein, producing MSAGVLRLTDVSWPRVRAALDAGQRTALFAVGSTEQHGPHLPLAADTLLGDALVSRLAPRLGDVLVGPTVPFGVATHHMAFPGTLTLDTETFQAVVLQYVGSLAAHGFETVLVVPSHGGNFAPLAQLLESTGGDVGGARFVPYTDLSAFIAVLERVGRDDGIAPEVGGVHAGEAETSILLAERPDLVDMSAAVQGFDGVFDDETARRVFTGGTAALSANGVLGDARPADAARGTRYLDALTDLLAAHFAPVLEGRS
- the solA gene encoding N-methyl-L-tryptophan oxidase, which codes for MKTAYDHIVIGAGALGSAAAYRLAAAGHTDVLVLEQYELGHTRGASEDHSRIIRHTYHSTTYTALTPAAYAAWDEVEDETGLQLVFKVGGLDLAVAGTPGEQELNRYESSLHPLAAQGVTWERLDAAEVRSRWPQWRIDDDVVGLFQPDGGILDVRRATAAHIALARGRGVEFAPGTTVLGLTSTDTHITVTTSRGEFTAGSVVLCAASWTPTLLPSLGVDWPITLSQEQVSYFATPNLRDFAPDRFPMWIWHGEAFFYGFPVYGEVAVKAARDLSGRFVTQETRSDVPDPAATEEVAAFLRDRLPGAAGPELVSKTCVYDLPPDREFILDHVPGHPRVVAFVGGGHAAKFASLLGRILADLAADGSTPYPIDAFRADRPALTDPAFVPTFRLTS
- a CDS encoding ABC transporter substrate-binding protein, with translation MPPVPHDVFRWPDLLSRRQVLRAAGAGLAVAGLGSIAAACTAESPPGGSGDGDGSPGGGDPVLRTAMANTFADLDPTTAATVGTIAINRFVYESLYRLDPFPPRADLTPELAADLPQEIDPTTYRIPLRTDAVFHDGTPLTADDVVFTIQRIKDPAAASLFARFFEIVESVTAVGEHEVELLLTQPTTLLAQRLVLVKGMSRRAIESSPDALTIAPVGTGPYRVQSVVSGQEVALTLFSDYTGPARVSFDEVGITVTADGNARVAGLRSGRTRVIEDVPSSSFDSLAGMDGLQVEGAPGDHQTGLMFHCGKPPFDDVRVRQAVLFAIDRDTITQTSFFGHATPAWDGVMTTDNPEWVEPELIYRYDPDHARQLLADAGYGAGGVPIDFIAGNLEFLASQTPIIEENLRAVGFEPNVVPGELESLYARVTEGSYQLFLIMTDTAALGATDAEFLLRWSFYGTIPREFLYWNVPERDRVEQLLDVALTTPDAAARSAALAEAQNILQVQAPLARLHRADYLTGWSDTLQGFRPLPTAGFDLDGVTG
- a CDS encoding ABC transporter permease, which produces MTSVDAAAPHVRFVLRRLLLAPLILLGVVFTVFVVVDLSPNDPARAALGVFADAEQRARFAAENGLDDPLPVRFVRFLGDLLQLRLGDSVVRAESVNELIRMALPITLQLMLLATVIAVTASLLLGIVAARHEGRPADRAISVVAAFFQAAPQFWIGLLFVQLFAVGLGMLPVGGYTPLSAGFSYWFSSLIGPAIVLALPFAAAMTRVIRASVADELAKDYVRTAVCAGLPTGTVLVTNVLRNALITPITVLGVYVGAMMSGAILVETVFTIPGMGTLLVTGVRQGDLGIVRGVAIVGAVSYVLVNVVIDLLYLLLNPRSAEVVRP
- a CDS encoding ABC transporter permease, with amino-acid sequence MLVVVLVVLPLLMPYSPRAIDGAAALQAPSGEHWFGTDQLGRDVLSRVVYGARLSLLVAVCSGGAALLGGGLLGALAASSRGWVNELIMRVMDVGLAFPGILLAVVLAAAIGPSLWATVVVLGVIYTPSMARVVRAAVFTEQGEDYVTAATLFGSRKIRVVGYHIGLNAALPVMVYTTLVMADAVVTEAALSFIGAGIRPPAPSWGNIISDGQAVMGAGAWWVSLFPGLAIVAAVLVLNRCSEAVGTRLRSR